A single genomic interval of Arachis duranensis cultivar V14167 chromosome 7, aradu.V14167.gnm2.J7QH, whole genome shotgun sequence harbors:
- the LOC107496187 gene encoding desmethyl-deoxy-podophyllotoxin synthase-like — protein MEFHFSSFFIILQSPIIIIILISLILKLGRKRFKTNGRASSNNLPPGPWKLPILGSIHHLIGDLPHRRLTKLSKKHGPIIHMQLGETPAIVISSPEIAKLLFKTHDTAFAQRPQFPAIEALTYGWTDLAFSPYGNFWKQVRKICTVELLSAKRVRSFKFIRMEEVSSLVRSVSMNVGSSINLTEMFLNMSYSIIARAIFGKKTKDQDAYVSIIKETLTSSSLAFGVSNLFPSQKWLHVISGVERKVKEMHRTCDRVLDDIIDEATSKIDGDGDGSLLCILLRLKENGACEFQLTNDNIKAILQDMLIAGGETTSLTVEWIFSEMLKNPRVLKKAQAEVREVFGNKDFVDEMGLEELKFLKAVIKESMRLHPPTPVLLPKECLKYCEINGYTIPVGTQVFVNAWAIGRDPKYWSEAERFYPERFLDSEIDYKGSHFEFIPFGAGKRMGPGISFAEPNIELPLAQLLYYFDWELPLGISHKNFDMTEDLGSTVRRKNELFVIPMVHHNVPLE, from the exons ATGGAGTTTCATTTCTCATCATTCTTCATCATCCTTCAAAGTcctattatcattatcatcttAATCTCTTTGATCCTCAAGTTGGGAAGAAAGAGATTCAAAACTAATGGCAGAGCATCAAGTAATAATCTTCCACCAGGGCCATGGAAGCTACCAATTCTCGGAAGCATCCACCATCTCATCGGCGATCTTCCACACCGCCGCCTAACAAAACTATCCAAAAAACATGGCCCCATAATCCACATGCAGCTCGGAGAGACACCAGCCATAGTCATTTCTTCACCGGAGATCGCCAAACTGCTCTTCAAAACCCATGACACCGCCTTCGCTCAACGGCCTCAGTTTCCCGCCATTGAAGCTCTAACTTACGGTTGGACAGATCTTGCGTTTTCGCCATACGGAAACTTCTGGAAGCAGGTAAGGAAGATTTGCACGGTGGAATTGTTGAGCGCCAAGCGCGTTAGATCGTTCAAGTTCATAAGAATGGAAGAGGTTTCAAGCTTAGTAAGATCTGTCTCCATGAACGTTGGTTCATCCATCAACCTCACTGAGATGTTCTTGAACATGTCATATAGCATCATAGCGAGAGCCATATTCGGAAAGAAAACGAAGGATCAAGACGCATATGTTTCAATCATCAAGGAAACTTTAACATCTTCATCACTTGCTTTTGGTGTTAGTAACTTGTTTCCTTCTCAGAAATGGTTGCATGTGATTAGTGGAGTGGAACGTAAAGTGAAGGAGATGCATAGAACATGTGATAGGGTTCTTGATGATATCATTGATGAAGCAACATCAAAGATAGATGGAGATGGAGATGGTAGTCTTCTGTGTATTCTTTTGAGACTCAAAGAAAATGGTGCTTGTGAATTTCAATTGACAAATGATAATATTAAAGCTATTCTTCAG GACATGTTAATTGCGGGAGGTGAAACTACATCTTTAACTGTGGAATGGATTTTCTCTGAGATGCTAAAAAATCCAAGAGTGCTGAAGAAAGCACAAGCAGAAGTTAGGGAAGTTTTTGGTAACAAAG ATTTTGTTGATGAGATGGGTCTTGAAGAGTTGAAATTTCTAAAAGCAGTGATTAAAGAAAGTATGAGACTACACCCTCCAACTCCTGTGTTACTTCCAAAAGAGTGCCTTAAATATTGTGAGATCAATGGATACACAATACCAGTTGGAACTCAAGTGTTTGTAAATGCATGGGCAATTGGAAGAGATCCCAAATATTGGAGTGAAGCAGAGAGATTCTATCCTGAGAGATTCTTGGATAGTGAAATTGATTACAAAGGATCCCATTTTGAATTCAtcccatttggtgcagggaagAGAATGGGTCCTGGCATTTCATTTGCTGAACCTAATATTGAACTTCCACTTGCAcaattattgtattattttgatTGGGAACTTCCCTTGGGAATTAGTCATAAGAATTTTGACATGACTGAAGATTTAGGCAGTACCGTGAGAAGGAAAAATGAGCTATTTGTGATTCCTATGGTCCACCATAATGTGCCACTTGAATAA